From the Nonlabens marinus S1-08 genome, one window contains:
- the yihA gene encoding ribosome biogenesis GTP-binding protein YihA/YsxC has translation MKINSAEFIISNQDVSKCPSNRLPEYAFIGRSNVGKSSLINMLTDFKSLAKTSGRPGKTQLINHFLINKNWYLVDLPGYGYARVSKSSKAKFQKFITKYFEQREQLVCGFVLVDVRHEPQKIDLEFMEYLGESGIPFSIIFTKADKLKPNALERNVEHYKKVMLDGLWEEIPPYFVTSSTNKAGRDEVLAYIDEINQNMSSDR, from the coding sequence ATGAAAATCAATAGTGCTGAGTTTATCATCTCTAATCAGGATGTATCTAAATGTCCATCCAACAGATTGCCAGAATACGCCTTTATAGGTCGTTCCAACGTTGGTAAGTCATCGCTTATCAATATGCTAACCGATTTTAAAAGCTTGGCTAAAACCTCTGGCCGTCCTGGTAAAACCCAATTGATCAATCACTTTTTGATTAATAAAAACTGGTATCTAGTGGATTTGCCTGGCTATGGATATGCCAGAGTTTCTAAAAGTAGCAAGGCAAAGTTCCAGAAATTCATTACCAAATATTTCGAGCAACGAGAGCAGTTGGTTTGTGGTTTTGTACTGGTAGATGTGCGTCATGAGCCTCAAAAAATAGATCTAGAATTCATGGAATATCTAGGAGAAAGCGGCATACCATTCAGCATCATATTTACTAAGGCTGATAAGTTGAAACCAAATGCGCTAGAGCGCAACGTGGAACATTATAAAAAAGTGATGCTTGATGGACTGTGGGAAGAAATACCACCTTATTTTGTAACCAGTTCTACCAATAAAGCGGGTAGAGATGAAGTACTTGCTTATATCGATGAGATCAACCAGAACATGTCTAGTGATCGTTAA
- a CDS encoding FtsL-like putative cell division protein, translating into MAAKFYDFLRGGFLTNQDAFKNWKFMLFVTGLALFMIWTGHRFESKVHYMGQLSDEVNELRSEYVDGQRQLMFLQMESTVASRLKETGIAPPKEPPYKIIVNRTN; encoded by the coding sequence ATGGCAGCCAAATTCTATGACTTTTTACGAGGTGGTTTCCTGACCAATCAAGATGCTTTCAAAAATTGGAAGTTCATGCTGTTTGTCACAGGTCTTGCTTTATTTATGATCTGGACTGGTCATCGTTTTGAAAGCAAGGTTCATTACATGGGACAGCTTAGCGATGAGGTGAATGAATTGAGAAGTGAGTATGTCGATGGCCAGCGACAATTGATGTTCCTGCAAATGGAGAGTACTGTAGCCAGTCGACTTAAAGAAACAGGCATCGCTCCGCCTAAAGAGCCGCCTTATAAAATCATAGTTAATCGCACTAATTAA
- the mraZ gene encoding division/cell wall cluster transcriptional repressor MraZ: protein MTNFIGTYECKADAKGRFMMPAAIKKQLLPMIEEGFVIRRSIFQPCLELYPMKEWNAVMEKIGKLNRFKKNHNDFIRLFTAGVKTVEVDANGRLLIPRDLIGFAGISKELTVASAINIIEIWDKDKYEEAVGASAADFADLAQEVMGNDTTDLLS, encoded by the coding sequence ATGACCAATTTCATAGGAACATACGAGTGTAAAGCAGACGCAAAAGGTCGCTTTATGATGCCCGCCGCAATCAAGAAGCAGTTGCTTCCTATGATCGAGGAAGGTTTTGTGATTCGCCGTTCCATATTCCAGCCTTGTTTAGAGTTGTATCCTATGAAGGAATGGAATGCAGTGATGGAAAAAATAGGCAAGCTTAACCGGTTTAAAAAAAATCATAACGACTTCATACGCCTTTTCACTGCAGGTGTAAAAACCGTTGAGGTAGATGCAAATGGAAGACTGCTCATCCCTAGGGATTTAATTGGTTTTGCTGGAATATCTAAGGAGCTTACAGTGGCTAGTGCTATCAATATTATTGAAATCTGGGATAAAGACAAATACGAGGAAGCTGTTGGTGCCAGTGCGGCAGACTTTGCAGACCTCGCTCAAGAAGTAATGGGAAATGACACAACAGACCTCTTATCATAA
- the rsmH gene encoding 16S rRNA (cytosine(1402)-N(4))-methyltransferase RsmH, whose amino-acid sequence MTQQTSYHNPVLLKESVDGLDIKPDGIYVDVTYGGGGHSREILSRLGPQGKLYAFDQDPDAQRNIIEDDRFDLIPENFRYIKRFLRLYGVKQVDGILADLGVSSHQFNEPSRGFSTRFESRLDMRMNQKSELDAVKVLNQYDESDLRRIFKEYGELRNAPRIAKSIVASRQNTPVQTVEDLKKICAPLVPARIENKQMAQVFQAIRIEVNREMEALYEFLEQARDLLKVDGRLSVISYHSLEDRPVKRFIRNGLFEGEPEKDVFGRVSVPFKKVGGLIVPSKEELKENSRARSAKLRIAERLEQE is encoded by the coding sequence ATGACACAACAGACCTCTTATCATAATCCAGTCCTGCTTAAGGAATCTGTAGATGGGCTCGACATAAAACCTGACGGTATTTATGTCGATGTTACCTATGGTGGTGGTGGCCATTCTCGAGAGATCTTAAGTAGACTAGGCCCGCAAGGTAAATTGTATGCTTTTGATCAGGACCCAGATGCACAACGCAACATCATTGAGGACGATAGGTTTGATTTAATACCTGAAAACTTTAGATACATCAAGCGTTTTTTACGGCTTTATGGGGTCAAGCAAGTTGATGGTATCCTAGCAGATTTAGGAGTGAGCTCCCATCAATTTAACGAGCCGTCTCGTGGGTTCTCCACCAGGTTTGAGTCACGACTTGATATGAGGATGAATCAAAAATCAGAGCTGGACGCCGTGAAGGTGCTCAATCAATATGATGAATCTGATTTACGTAGAATATTTAAGGAGTACGGTGAGTTGCGCAACGCGCCACGAATTGCTAAAAGTATTGTTGCTAGTAGACAAAATACACCCGTACAGACCGTAGAAGATCTCAAGAAGATATGTGCTCCACTAGTGCCAGCACGTATTGAGAACAAGCAAATGGCTCAAGTTTTTCAAGCCATACGTATAGAAGTAAATAGAGAAATGGAGGCCTTGTATGAATTTCTAGAACAGGCTAGAGATTTACTGAAAGTAGATGGTCGCTTGAGCGTGATCTCATACCACTCCTTAGAAGATCGTCCGGTAAAACGATTTATTCGCAATGGGTTATTTGAAGGCGAACCAGAAAAAGATGTGTTTGGAAGAGTTAGCGTTCCCTTCAAAAAAGTAGGAGGGCTTATCGTTCCTAGTAAGGAAGAGTTGAAAGAAAACAGTCGCGCTCGCAGTGCAAAATTGCGCATCGCTGAACGGTTAGAGCAAGAATAA
- a CDS encoding UDP-N-acetylmuramoyl-L-alanyl-D-glutamate--2,6-diaminopimelate ligase, translating into MKKLRDLLYKVSIDKVVGVTDVNVEKIVFDSRAVATDDVFVAIKGTASDGHEYIEKAIELGARAMVVEELPTDQNSDVTYVVVENSHKALALMAANFYENPSRDMKLVGVTGTNGKTTTTSLLYQLFKNLGYKTGLISTVEILIDGKSIATKHTTPDPMTINEHLDAMRGAGVDYCFMEVSSHGIAQERVTGLHFAGGIFTNLSHDHLDYHATFAEYRDVKKRFFDELPATAFAIYNKDDKNGPVMVQNTKAIKLGYALKTYTDYQAQILENQFGGLLLKVNGHELWTKMIGEFNAYNVLAIYACAMELGLTELEVLETISKLDGVAGRFQYFTTAKSHITAIIDYAHTPDALKNVLETINSIRTKNENLITVVGCGGDRDNTKRPIMANIATSLSDKVILTSDNPRTEDPLTILKEMESGVEPQNFKKSITIADREQAIKTAANMAGEKDIILIAGKGHETYQEINGIRHDFDDRLKITTILNQLEK; encoded by the coding sequence ATGAAAAAACTGAGAGATTTATTATACAAAGTAAGCATCGATAAAGTCGTTGGTGTTACTGATGTAAACGTAGAAAAAATTGTCTTTGACTCTAGAGCGGTAGCAACTGATGATGTTTTTGTGGCTATCAAAGGAACAGCTAGTGATGGGCATGAATATATAGAGAAAGCTATAGAATTAGGAGCGCGTGCCATGGTAGTAGAAGAGTTACCTACTGACCAGAACAGCGATGTAACATATGTAGTAGTTGAAAACTCTCATAAAGCGCTGGCACTTATGGCAGCAAATTTTTATGAGAATCCTTCCCGCGACATGAAGCTCGTAGGAGTTACTGGTACGAATGGGAAAACCACCACTACAAGTTTATTATATCAGCTTTTCAAAAACTTAGGATATAAAACAGGTCTTATTTCTACTGTTGAGATCTTAATTGATGGTAAATCCATTGCTACAAAGCATACCACTCCAGATCCTATGACCATCAATGAACATCTTGACGCTATGAGAGGCGCAGGTGTAGATTATTGTTTCATGGAAGTCAGCAGTCACGGTATTGCTCAAGAAAGAGTCACTGGTTTGCATTTTGCCGGTGGAATTTTCACAAACCTTTCTCATGACCACTTGGATTACCACGCCACTTTCGCAGAGTATCGAGATGTGAAAAAACGATTCTTTGATGAATTGCCAGCTACTGCTTTTGCTATCTACAATAAAGACGATAAAAACGGACCAGTCATGGTTCAGAATACGAAAGCTATAAAATTAGGTTATGCATTAAAAACCTATACGGATTATCAAGCGCAAATTTTAGAAAACCAATTTGGCGGATTGCTCTTGAAAGTAAACGGTCACGAGTTGTGGACTAAAATGATAGGGGAGTTCAATGCCTATAATGTACTAGCCATTTATGCCTGTGCTATGGAATTAGGTTTGACAGAACTTGAAGTTTTGGAAACAATTTCTAAACTCGACGGTGTGGCAGGACGATTTCAATACTTCACTACCGCTAAAAGTCACATTACCGCTATTATAGATTATGCCCATACACCGGATGCACTTAAAAACGTATTGGAAACTATCAATAGCATTCGTACAAAAAATGAAAACCTGATTACCGTAGTAGGCTGTGGCGGTGATCGGGACAATACCAAGCGCCCTATCATGGCAAACATAGCCACCTCGTTAAGCGATAAGGTGATCCTGACCAGCGATAATCCAAGAACTGAGGATCCACTTACAATATTGAAAGAAATGGAGTCTGGTGTCGAGCCTCAAAATTTTAAAAAGTCCATTACGATTGCAGATCGAGAACAAGCAATAAAAACGGCAGCCAACATGGCTGGCGAAAAAGATATCATTCTCATAGCTGGGAAAGGCCATGAAACCTATCAAGAGATCAATGGCATACGTCACGATTTTGACGACCGCTTAAAGATTACCACCATACTCAACCAACTAGAAAAATAA
- a CDS encoding alpha/beta fold hydrolase, producing the protein MAQDLIKDGKFEYFTEGEGTPIIILHGLMGGLSNFQGVIDYFPKLGYQVVVPSLPLYTMPLIKTSVGTFAKHINSFIEHMGWEEVILLGNSLGGHIGLVTTKLYPKKIKALIITGSSGLYESAMGESYPKRGDYEYIKKKSEDVFYDPAVATKEIVDEVFGVVNDRKKLIKTLAIAKSAIRHNMANDLPKMTTPTCIIWGKQDGVTPPNVAEEFHEKLPDSDLFWIDKCGHAAMMEHPREFNEVLHQWLKERQF; encoded by the coding sequence ATGGCGCAAGATTTAATTAAGGATGGCAAGTTTGAATACTTCACGGAAGGTGAAGGAACCCCAATAATCATCCTGCATGGCTTGATGGGCGGCTTGAGTAATTTTCAGGGCGTCATTGATTATTTTCCCAAACTAGGATATCAAGTAGTTGTACCTTCCTTGCCTTTGTATACCATGCCATTGATTAAAACCAGCGTGGGCACATTTGCAAAACACATCAACAGTTTTATTGAACACATGGGCTGGGAAGAGGTGATTCTTTTAGGAAACTCTCTAGGAGGTCATATAGGTTTAGTAACTACAAAACTGTACCCTAAAAAAATCAAAGCGCTGATCATCACTGGAAGCTCTGGGCTTTATGAAAGTGCCATGGGAGAAAGTTACCCTAAACGCGGTGATTATGAGTACATCAAGAAAAAAAGTGAGGATGTTTTTTACGATCCTGCGGTAGCGACTAAAGAGATTGTAGATGAAGTTTTTGGGGTGGTGAATGACCGCAAAAAGCTGATCAAAACTCTTGCTATCGCAAAAAGTGCCATACGCCACAATATGGCTAATGACTTGCCTAAAATGACCACGCCTACTTGCATCATATGGGGAAAACAAGATGGTGTTACCCCACCTAACGTGGCGGAAGAATTTCACGAAAAACTTCCGGACAGTGATTTATTCTGGATCGACAAATGCGGCCACGCTGCCATGATGGAACACCCAAGAGAATTCAATGAGGTCTTACACCAATGGCTTAAAGAACGTCAGTTCTAA
- a CDS encoding penicillin-binding protein — MATTDKNILYRIYGVSIFFAVVAIAIVAQIVHIQFWEGKEYRAKAEQRIFRNQIVDANRGNLYDANGQLLATSITKYDIRFDAVAPGQDDFNKEIEPLASSLSRKLNVPKSELLKKFQKARTNNSRYLEIAKNISFTDLQEIKQFPLFKRGAYRGGLIVEPHVEREYPLGKMAERLVGYDEPGKPSVGLEGAYRAFLKGDDGSRLEQKISGNEWRPINNVNEIEPRDGRDVYTTIDVNMQDVAHHALLEQLEYFEADHGTAVVMEVATGEIKALSNLGRSSDGKYFEKRNYALWESHEPGSTFKLMSVIAALEDKVIDTSTVFDTQNGKISYYGRNVRDSKYGGYGKISVAKAFELSSNTALVQMVQENYADDPERYVDRLYSMNIQNKLGLPIIGEGAPLIPHPDDANWSGLSLPWMGFGYGVQMTPLQTLTFYNAVANNGVMVKPRLIKEVRSKNKLIEKYDRQIINPSICSQETIDKVKVMMENVVRRGTAQNLYSENFSMAGKTGTCQTEYWKSAGNYIASFAGYFPADKPKYSCIVVIHKPNTAKGYYGNIVAGPVFKKIAQKIYASNPRADEINLPKEVPSEIIKNKEVYYTKARKATKNLPDLRGMEVMDAITIIENMGAKVKIVGSGKVSSQSIKPGTEINKSHQVILTLS, encoded by the coding sequence ATGGCAACCACAGATAAGAACATCTTGTACCGCATCTATGGCGTGTCTATTTTCTTTGCCGTGGTGGCGATCGCTATCGTGGCGCAGATCGTGCATATCCAGTTTTGGGAAGGAAAAGAGTATCGAGCCAAAGCAGAGCAGCGCATCTTCCGCAATCAAATTGTAGATGCGAATCGTGGAAACCTTTACGATGCTAACGGTCAGTTGCTCGCGACGTCGATAACTAAATATGACATACGCTTTGATGCAGTGGCTCCTGGTCAAGATGATTTCAATAAAGAAATTGAACCTCTGGCAAGTTCGCTTTCGCGAAAGCTGAACGTCCCCAAATCAGAATTGCTTAAAAAGTTTCAAAAGGCAAGGACGAACAATTCAAGGTATTTAGAGATTGCCAAAAATATAAGCTTTACTGATTTACAAGAAATCAAGCAATTTCCATTATTCAAGCGTGGAGCTTACAGAGGAGGTTTGATTGTTGAGCCTCATGTTGAAAGAGAATACCCGCTAGGTAAAATGGCCGAACGACTGGTTGGGTATGACGAGCCGGGTAAACCAAGTGTTGGTCTGGAAGGCGCTTACCGTGCATTTTTGAAAGGTGATGACGGTTCTAGATTAGAACAAAAGATTTCAGGTAATGAATGGCGCCCTATAAATAATGTCAATGAGATTGAGCCTAGAGATGGGCGCGATGTGTACACTACTATAGATGTGAACATGCAAGATGTAGCGCATCATGCGTTGTTAGAACAATTAGAATATTTTGAAGCAGACCATGGTACTGCTGTGGTGATGGAAGTCGCAACTGGAGAGATCAAAGCCTTGTCTAATCTGGGCCGCTCCAGTGATGGTAAATACTTTGAAAAGCGCAACTATGCCTTGTGGGAGTCTCACGAGCCGGGTTCCACCTTCAAGTTAATGAGTGTGATTGCAGCATTAGAGGATAAGGTGATAGATACGAGCACAGTATTCGATACTCAAAACGGGAAAATATCTTATTACGGAAGGAATGTACGAGATTCAAAATATGGAGGTTATGGCAAAATAAGCGTTGCCAAAGCCTTTGAGCTTAGTTCCAACACTGCACTTGTCCAAATGGTACAAGAAAATTATGCTGACGATCCAGAGCGCTATGTGGATCGACTTTACAGCATGAACATTCAAAATAAATTGGGGCTTCCTATTATAGGAGAAGGAGCTCCACTGATACCACATCCAGACGATGCAAACTGGAGCGGTCTTTCCTTACCGTGGATGGGATTCGGTTATGGGGTTCAAATGACACCCTTACAAACATTGACATTTTATAATGCCGTTGCAAATAATGGCGTGATGGTGAAGCCACGATTGATCAAAGAGGTTCGTTCAAAAAATAAATTAATAGAAAAATACGATCGCCAGATCATCAACCCATCCATTTGCAGTCAAGAAACTATTGACAAGGTAAAAGTGATGATGGAAAATGTGGTGCGTCGTGGCACCGCACAAAATTTGTACAGTGAGAATTTTAGTATGGCAGGAAAAACAGGTACTTGTCAAACGGAATATTGGAAGAGTGCAGGAAACTACATCGCTTCTTTCGCAGGTTATTTCCCAGCAGATAAGCCTAAGTACAGTTGTATTGTCGTAATCCACAAGCCTAATACCGCTAAAGGATACTATGGCAACATCGTGGCGGGACCAGTTTTTAAAAAGATTGCTCAAAAAATATACGCTAGTAACCCACGTGCAGACGAGATCAATCTACCCAAAGAAGTTCCTTCTGAAATTATCAAAAACAAGGAGGTCTATTATACAAAAGCTAGAAAAGCCACTAAAAACCTACCCGACTTGCGAGGTATGGAAGTTATGGATGCCATTACCATCATTGAAAACATGGGGGCAAAGGTCAAGATTGTAGGTTCAGGGAAAGTATCCAGCCAAAGCATCAAGCCTGGGACTGAAATCAATAAGTCACATCAAGTTATTCTTACTCTATCATGA
- the mraY gene encoding phospho-N-acetylmuramoyl-pentapeptide-transferase, protein MLYYLFQYLESEFQIPGASLFEFITFRSAIAFVFSLGFSTIYGKRIINYLQRKQVGESVRDLGLEGQAQKAGTPTMGGVIIILATLIPVLLLSQLDNIYVIMLIVTTVWMGLIGFADDYIKIFKKDKGGLKGWFKVIGQVVLGCIIGATMYFHEDVTIKEEIVNPQASQELSTQNSPVEFGPAEQSTKTTIPFVKENEFDYASLLTWINPDLAKYAWLIFIPIVIFIVTAVSNGANLTDGIDGLAAGTSTIVVITLALFAWISGNIIFSDYLNVMYIPNSGEMVVFVTAFAGALVGFLWYNTFPAQVFMGDTGSLTIGGIIAVLAIATRKELLIPILCGVFIMENLSVVMQVSWFKYTRKVSGEGRRIFLMSPLHHHYQKRGFHESKIVVRFWIVGILLAIISIVTLKVR, encoded by the coding sequence ATGCTCTATTACCTATTTCAATATCTGGAAAGCGAGTTTCAAATACCTGGGGCCTCATTGTTTGAGTTTATCACCTTCAGGTCTGCGATAGCCTTTGTTTTTTCTTTAGGATTTTCAACTATTTATGGGAAGCGCATTATTAATTATCTGCAGCGCAAGCAAGTAGGTGAAAGTGTACGTGATCTAGGTTTAGAAGGTCAAGCTCAAAAAGCAGGAACTCCTACAATGGGTGGGGTAATCATCATTCTGGCGACTCTAATTCCTGTTTTGTTATTGTCCCAATTGGATAATATTTATGTTATCATGCTTATAGTCACAACTGTATGGATGGGTTTGATAGGTTTTGCTGATGATTACATCAAGATCTTTAAAAAAGATAAAGGCGGTTTGAAAGGCTGGTTCAAGGTGATAGGTCAGGTAGTACTAGGGTGTATTATCGGTGCCACGATGTATTTTCATGAGGACGTTACCATCAAGGAAGAAATTGTAAATCCTCAGGCCTCACAGGAACTCAGTACTCAAAATTCTCCAGTAGAATTTGGCCCAGCAGAACAATCTACTAAGACAACCATTCCATTCGTAAAAGAAAACGAGTTTGATTATGCATCCTTACTGACATGGATCAATCCAGACCTGGCTAAATATGCCTGGCTCATTTTTATCCCTATCGTCATATTCATTGTAACTGCAGTCTCCAACGGTGCCAACCTCACAGACGGGATCGATGGACTCGCCGCGGGAACCAGTACCATCGTTGTCATCACGCTAGCGCTTTTTGCATGGATTTCAGGAAACATCATTTTCTCAGATTACCTCAATGTGATGTACATACCCAACTCTGGCGAGATGGTGGTATTTGTCACTGCCTTTGCAGGTGCTTTGGTTGGATTTTTATGGTACAATACGTTCCCAGCTCAGGTGTTTATGGGCGATACAGGAAGTCTAACCATAGGTGGAATCATCGCAGTATTAGCTATCGCTACACGCAAGGAGCTATTGATTCCCATCCTTTGCGGTGTATTCATCATGGAAAATTTATCTGTGGTTATGCAAGTGAGTTGGTTCAAATACACCCGAAAAGTTTCAGGTGAAGGCCGTCGCATCTTTTTGATGTCGCCATTGCACCATCATTACCAAAAACGTGGTTTTCACGAGAGTAAAATAGTAGTTCGCTTCTGGATTGTAGGAATTTTACTCGCTATCATATCCATCGTAACACTTAAAGTACGCTAA
- the nadE gene encoding NAD(+) synthase: MQVERVSESITKWLKDYAQNAGMKGYVVGISGGIDSAVTSTLCAATGLDTLCVEMPIHQHLDHVTRAQEHIKSLKARFNNVSDVRSDLTPVFDTFIKTMPDADPSPLKELTEGNTRARLRMTTLYYHGGMNSLLVAGTGNKVEDFGVGFYTKYGDGGVDVSPIADLLKSEVYKLGKYLSVQQSILKAAPSDGLYGAEKTDEEQIGATYDELEWAMEEIEKGKTAESFVGREKEVMHIYLSYNSRNQHKMNPIPLWEFPGNLR, encoded by the coding sequence ATGCAAGTAGAAAGAGTGTCAGAATCAATTACAAAATGGCTAAAAGACTACGCCCAAAACGCAGGAATGAAAGGATATGTTGTAGGGATAAGTGGTGGTATTGACAGTGCCGTAACTTCCACTTTATGCGCAGCTACAGGACTCGATACGTTATGTGTAGAAATGCCTATCCATCAACATCTTGATCACGTAACTCGCGCTCAGGAGCATATCAAAAGTCTAAAGGCACGATTTAACAACGTGAGCGATGTGCGCAGTGATTTGACACCTGTTTTTGACACGTTTATAAAGACCATGCCTGATGCTGACCCTAGTCCATTAAAAGAATTGACTGAAGGAAATACTAGAGCACGTTTGCGTATGACGACTCTTTATTACCATGGGGGCATGAACAGCCTTCTTGTTGCAGGGACTGGGAATAAAGTGGAGGACTTTGGGGTAGGATTTTATACTAAATATGGGGATGGTGGCGTTGATGTAAGTCCCATAGCAGATTTGCTAAAAAGTGAAGTCTATAAATTGGGAAAATACTTGTCTGTACAGCAATCGATCCTAAAAGCTGCTCCTAGTGATGGATTATACGGAGCAGAAAAAACCGATGAAGAACAAATAGGAGCGACGTATGACGAACTCGAGTGGGCGATGGAGGAAATAGAAAAGGGAAAAACGGCAGAATCCTTTGTAGGTAGAGAGAAGGAAGTTATGCACATTTATTTGAGTTATAACTCTAGAAATCAGCACAAAATGAACCCAATACCCTTGTGGGAATTTCCTGGTAATTTGAGATAA
- the gldB gene encoding gliding motility lipoprotein GldB produces the protein MYNKITTILLVFAFAKAIISCTQEPKLEQEIQAIPLQVELVRFHEEFANAQLSDLPRLKEQFPQFFPTVVSDSIWKAKIAGQDTIQNVLEKAVASADFDYQNIQKEVELVMKHVEYYFPEFEPVPVITVLSEVDDDLKVVPTPQFLLIGIDNYLGPDHQLYKGISKYKSVTLDRDRLAADVALAYAKLFVPPVSSRGFLDQMIYYGKLHYVQQLFAPASTPAQLMGYPENKMQFAQENEEYVYRYFVDKELLYKSDQQLISRFLLPAPFSKFYLEIDQDTPGGIAQYIGYQIVSSYAATNNAAVDEIIRTSATDIFNKSRYKPRS, from the coding sequence ATGTATAACAAGATAACAACAATTTTATTAGTGTTCGCTTTCGCGAAAGCGATAATCTCCTGCACCCAGGAGCCTAAGTTAGAACAGGAAATTCAAGCGATACCGTTGCAGGTGGAACTCGTGCGTTTTCATGAAGAATTTGCAAACGCACAACTCAGTGACTTACCTAGGTTAAAAGAGCAGTTTCCTCAATTCTTTCCCACAGTGGTCTCTGATAGTATTTGGAAGGCTAAAATTGCTGGGCAAGACACTATTCAAAACGTGCTGGAAAAGGCCGTGGCATCTGCTGATTTTGACTATCAAAACATCCAGAAAGAAGTAGAACTGGTGATGAAACATGTGGAGTATTATTTTCCAGAATTTGAGCCTGTGCCTGTTATTACCGTTTTGAGTGAAGTGGATGATGATTTGAAAGTGGTGCCAACTCCTCAATTTTTATTAATAGGTATTGACAATTACTTAGGGCCAGACCATCAATTATATAAAGGAATTAGTAAGTACAAATCAGTCACACTGGATAGAGACCGCTTAGCAGCTGACGTAGCTCTAGCCTATGCAAAGCTTTTTGTACCACCCGTATCCAGTCGCGGTTTTTTAGACCAGATGATTTATTACGGCAAGCTTCATTATGTGCAGCAGTTATTTGCACCAGCATCCACGCCTGCACAGCTGATGGGGTATCCAGAAAACAAGATGCAGTTCGCACAAGAAAATGAGGAGTACGTGTACCGGTATTTTGTAGATAAAGAATTGCTTTACAAATCAGACCAACAATTGATTTCACGATTTTTACTGCCGGCACCTTTTTCAAAATTTTATTTAGAGATCGATCAAGATACGCCAGGAGGCATCGCTCAATACATAGGCTACCAGATCGTGTCTAGTTATGCAGCAACAAACAATGCAGCGGTGGATGAGATCATACGTACCTCAGCCACTGATATTTTTAATAAATCCAGATATAAACCCAGATCTTAA
- the gldC gene encoding gliding motility protein GldC — protein MANSKRSEIRIGIELDENRVPENIVWSAPDGGVESAVSKAMMVSMWDPKDKESFRIDLWTKDMPVDEMRVFFHQTLVSMADTYHRATNDEKMRDTMLDFCDYFAEKLELKKED, from the coding sequence ATGGCAAATAGTAAACGTTCAGAAATACGTATAGGAATCGAGTTAGACGAGAATCGTGTGCCAGAGAACATCGTCTGGAGCGCCCCAGATGGCGGTGTGGAAAGTGCGGTGTCAAAAGCTATGATGGTTTCCATGTGGGATCCTAAGGATAAAGAAAGCTTCCGTATTGACCTGTGGACAAAAGATATGCCTGTAGATGAAATGCGCGTATTTTTTCATCAAACATTAGTCAGCATGGCAGACACCTATCATCGTGCTACTAACGATGAGAAAATGAGAGATACGATGTTAGATTTTTGCGATTATTTTGCGGAAAAGTTGGAGTTGAAGAAGGAAGATTAA
- a CDS encoding DUF3820 family protein, translating to MSELPFDHKQLIELAWYKMPFGAHKGKFLSELPESYYIWFRRQGFPQGKLGNYMQTVCDMKVNGIEAMLKEIRMNTINDH from the coding sequence TTGTCTGAACTTCCCTTTGATCATAAACAACTCATAGAACTGGCTTGGTACAAGATGCCATTCGGCGCACACAAGGGGAAATTCCTAAGTGAGTTGCCAGAGTCTTATTATATATGGTTCCGCAGGCAAGGGTTTCCGCAGGGGAAATTAGGTAACTATATGCAGACCGTTTGTGATATGAAGGTCAACGGGATCGAGGCGATGTTAAAAGAAATACGTATGAATACGATTAACGATCACTAG